One Manihot esculenta cultivar AM560-2 chromosome 18, M.esculenta_v8, whole genome shotgun sequence genomic window carries:
- the LOC110607037 gene encoding uncharacterized protein LOC110607037 isoform X3, translated as MGSGGGEDADEVDVNLAKRRKSRCIAYQDFELDYGGKISYLEGKSNEDVKKMLETNYIEIDDDDEFDSESGTKVVYGEDESSSKATKQRDVEVIVIDSSEKIKISSRNDRDWFRERVIEILKKPYDQKEYDELLEEVGHRRPVIEDRVLRNGRAASCSVPIGKSYLDQCQDLDMKIKSAGSDKLKILNLLRGFFFWLQCAPHEGAFKPWKDSSCLEVLPQGNVASDSHDIS; from the exons ATGGGATCCGGCGGGGGAGAAGATGCCGATGAAGTAGATGTGAATTTGGCTAAGCGAAGGAAGAGTAGGTGCATTGCCTATCAAGATTTCGAGCTCGATTATGGTGGAAAAATTAGCTATCTTGAAGGTAAATCTAATGAGGATGTCAAGAAAATGCTTGAAACTAACTACATTGagattgatgatgatgatgaatttGATTCTGAAAGTGGTACAAAGGTAGTATATGGAGAGGATGAGAGTTCATCAAAGGCTACAAAACAACGTGATGTAGAG GTTATAGTTATAGATAGCAGCGAGAAGATTAAGATTTCTTCTAGAAATGATCGCGATTGGTTTAGGGAGAGGGTTATAGAGATTCTGAAAAAGCCTTATGACCAAAAGGAGTACGACGAACTTTTGGAAGAAGTAGGTCACCGGAGGCCAGTGATAGAGGACAGAGTTTTGCGAAATGGAAGGGCTGCGTCATGCTCAGTGCCAATTGGCAAATCATATCTTGATCAGTGCCAGG ATCTAGACATGAAGATCAAGTCAGCCGGATCTGATAAGCTTAAAATTTTGAACCTCTTGCGTGGATTTTTCTTTTGGTTGCAG TGTGCACCACATGAAGGAGCTTTTAAACCTTGGAAGGACTCATCATGCTTGGAAGTGTTGCCACAAGGAAATGTTGCCTCCGATTCACATGACATCTCTTAA
- the LOC110607037 gene encoding uncharacterized protein LOC110607037 isoform X1, whose translation MGSGGGEDADEVDVNLAKRRKSRCIAYQDFELDYGGKISYLEGKSNEDVKKMLETNYIEIDDDDEFDSESGTKVVYGEDESSSKATKQRDVEVIVIDSSEKIKISSRNDRDWFRERVIEILKKPYDQKEYDELLEEVGHRRPVIEDRVLRNGRAASCSVPIGKSYLDQCQDLDMKIKSAGSDKLKILNLLRGFFFWLQWHFLIHLVDAYLIQCAPHEGAFKPWKDSSCLEVLPQGNVASDSHDIS comes from the exons ATGGGATCCGGCGGGGGAGAAGATGCCGATGAAGTAGATGTGAATTTGGCTAAGCGAAGGAAGAGTAGGTGCATTGCCTATCAAGATTTCGAGCTCGATTATGGTGGAAAAATTAGCTATCTTGAAGGTAAATCTAATGAGGATGTCAAGAAAATGCTTGAAACTAACTACATTGagattgatgatgatgatgaatttGATTCTGAAAGTGGTACAAAGGTAGTATATGGAGAGGATGAGAGTTCATCAAAGGCTACAAAACAACGTGATGTAGAG GTTATAGTTATAGATAGCAGCGAGAAGATTAAGATTTCTTCTAGAAATGATCGCGATTGGTTTAGGGAGAGGGTTATAGAGATTCTGAAAAAGCCTTATGACCAAAAGGAGTACGACGAACTTTTGGAAGAAGTAGGTCACCGGAGGCCAGTGATAGAGGACAGAGTTTTGCGAAATGGAAGGGCTGCGTCATGCTCAGTGCCAATTGGCAAATCATATCTTGATCAGTGCCAGG ATCTAGACATGAAGATCAAGTCAGCCGGATCTGATAAGCTTAAAATTTTGAACCTCTTGCGTGGATTTTTCTTTTGGTTGCAG TGGCACTTTCTGATCCACCTGGTGGATGCATATTTGATTCAGTGTGCACCACATGAAGGAGCTTTTAAACCTTGGAAGGACTCATCATGCTTGGAAGTGTTGCCACAAGGAAATGTTGCCTCCGATTCACATGACATCTCTTAA
- the LOC110607037 gene encoding uncharacterized protein LOC110607037 isoform X2, with the protein MGSGGGEDADEVDVNLAKRRKSRCIAYQDFELDYGGKISYLEGKSNEDVKKMLETNYIEIDDDDEFDSESSSKATKQRDVEVIVIDSSEKIKISSRNDRDWFRERVIEILKKPYDQKEYDELLEEVGHRRPVIEDRVLRNGRAASCSVPIGKSYLDQCQDLDMKIKSAGSDKLKILNLLRGFFFWLQWHFLIHLVDAYLIQCAPHEGAFKPWKDSSCLEVLPQGNVASDSHDIS; encoded by the exons ATGGGATCCGGCGGGGGAGAAGATGCCGATGAAGTAGATGTGAATTTGGCTAAGCGAAGGAAGAGTAGGTGCATTGCCTATCAAGATTTCGAGCTCGATTATGGTGGAAAAATTAGCTATCTTGAAGGTAAATCTAATGAGGATGTCAAGAAAATGCTTGAAACTAACTACATTGagattgatgatgatgatgaatttGATTC TGAGAGTTCATCAAAGGCTACAAAACAACGTGATGTAGAG GTTATAGTTATAGATAGCAGCGAGAAGATTAAGATTTCTTCTAGAAATGATCGCGATTGGTTTAGGGAGAGGGTTATAGAGATTCTGAAAAAGCCTTATGACCAAAAGGAGTACGACGAACTTTTGGAAGAAGTAGGTCACCGGAGGCCAGTGATAGAGGACAGAGTTTTGCGAAATGGAAGGGCTGCGTCATGCTCAGTGCCAATTGGCAAATCATATCTTGATCAGTGCCAGG ATCTAGACATGAAGATCAAGTCAGCCGGATCTGATAAGCTTAAAATTTTGAACCTCTTGCGTGGATTTTTCTTTTGGTTGCAG TGGCACTTTCTGATCCACCTGGTGGATGCATATTTGATTCAGTGTGCACCACATGAAGGAGCTTTTAAACCTTGGAAGGACTCATCATGCTTGGAAGTGTTGCCACAAGGAAATGTTGCCTCCGATTCACATGACATCTCTTAA